In Erigeron canadensis isolate Cc75 chromosome 6, C_canadensis_v1, whole genome shotgun sequence, the following are encoded in one genomic region:
- the LOC122603809 gene encoding uncharacterized membrane protein YjcL-like isoform X1, with amino-acid sequence MSMALVSSPIIIIAGASSLPSHNHNSYRQYSSFIISTNNSHSNNYCKQQSIFISPPPLRHYSSSRNNNNKILISTVKSNLNYSPLISPGDPWGIWSALFATVAFALWSERTKIGRIISAALVSILLGLAASNLGIIPHQAPAYSVVMEFLLPLTIPLMLFRADMRNVVESTGKLLLAFSIGSAATMVGTLVAFMIVPMRSLGQDSWKIAAALMASYIGGAINYVAVSDALAISPSVIAAGVAADNVICAIYFMVLFALGSKLPTEASVLTKSPSDNVDSGSGNNVPVLQTATALAVSFAICKVATHIIQFFKFQGATLPAITAIVVILATLLPRQIGYLAPAGDAIAAISIQVFFAVLGASGSIWNVINVAPSIFVFAFIQVTVHLIVILGLGKLLNLDLKLLLLASNANIGGPTTASGMATAKGWGSLVVPGILVGIFGISIATYLAYFFGIFVLKCM; translated from the exons ATGTCAATGGCGTTGGTGTCGTcgccaataataataatagcaggTGCATCGTCATTACCCTCCCACAACCACAACAGTTACCGCCAATATTCTTCATTCATAATCTCAACCAACAACAGCCATTCAAACAACTACTGTAAACAACAATCTATCTTTATATCTCCTCCTCCTTTGAGACATTATTCATCATCACGaaacaataacaacaaaatattaatatcaacagttaagtctaatttgaattattCTCCTCTGATATCGCCTGGCGACCCTTGGGGTATCTGGTCTGCTCTTTTTGCAACCGTTGCTTTCGCTCTCTG gtCAGAGAGAACCAAGATTGGGAGGATCATAAGTGCTGCATTGGTGAGCATCTTGTTGGGCCTTGCAGCCAGCAACCTGGGCATCATCCCTCACCAGGCCCCTGCTTACTCTGTTGTTATGGAGTTTCTTTTACCTTTGACTATCCCATTAATGTTGTTCAGAGCCGATATGCGAAATGTTGTCGAATCAACCGGGAAGCTCCTCTTGGCCTTTTCCATCGGATCAG CTGCAACCATGGTTGGAACACTAGTAGCATTTATGATTGTTCCTATGCGATCACTTGGTCAAGATAGTTGGAAGATTGCCGCTGCTCTTATGGCTAGCTACATAGGAGGAG CTATAAACTATGTTGCAGTTTCAGATGCTCTTGCTATTTCTCCATCTGTTATTGCAGCTGGTGTAGCTGCAGACAATGTTATTTGCGCGATTTATTTTATGGTGCTGTTTGCATTAGGCTCTAAACTTCCTACAGAGGCTTCAGTGTTGACCAAGA GTCCATCAGATAATGTGGACTCTGGTTCTGGAAACAATGTACCTGTGCTACAGACAGCTACAGCACTGGCTGTTTCTTTTGCAATCTGTAAAGTTGCCACACATATCATTCAGTTCTTCAAATTTCAGGGGGCCACTCTTCCAGCAATAACTGCAATTGTAGTGATTTTGGCAACTTTATTACCCAGACAGATTGGTTACCTTGCACCGGCTGGTGATGCTATTGCTGCAATTTCAATTCAG GTATTTTTTGCTGTATTGGGTGCCAGTGGGAGTATATGGAATGTGATCAACGTGGCTCCTAGCATCTTTGTGTTTGCTTTTATTCAAGTAACGGTGCATCTTATTGTGATACTTGGACTAGGAAAGTTGCTGAATTTAGACTTAAAGCTACTACTTTTAGCATCAAATGCTAATATTGGAGGTCCTACAACAGCATCTGGGATGGCAACAGCCAAAGGCTGGGGATCTTTGGTAGTTCCTGGAATTCTTGTGGGTATATTTGGTATTTCAATCGCCACATACCTCGCATATTTTTTTGGGATTTTTGTCCTAAAATGCATGTAA
- the LOC122603809 gene encoding uncharacterized membrane protein YjcL-like isoform X2: MSMALVSSPIIIIAGASSLPSHNHNSYRQYSSFIISTNNSHSNNYCKQQSIFISPPPLRHYSSSRNNNNKILISTVKSNLNYSPLISPGDPWGIWSALFATVAFALWSERTKIGRIISAALVSILLGLAASNLGIIPHQAPAYSVVMEFLLPLTIPLMLFRADMRNVVESTGKLLLAFSIGSAATMVGTLVAFMIVPMRSLGQDSWKIAAALMASYIGGAINYVAVSDALAISPSVIAAGVAADNVICAIYFMVLFALGSKLPTEASVLTKNNVDSGSGNNVPVLQTATALAVSFAICKVATHIIQFFKFQGATLPAITAIVVILATLLPRQIGYLAPAGDAIAAISIQVFFAVLGASGSIWNVINVAPSIFVFAFIQVTVHLIVILGLGKLLNLDLKLLLLASNANIGGPTTASGMATAKGWGSLVVPGILVGIFGISIATYLAYFFGIFVLKCM, from the exons ATGTCAATGGCGTTGGTGTCGTcgccaataataataatagcaggTGCATCGTCATTACCCTCCCACAACCACAACAGTTACCGCCAATATTCTTCATTCATAATCTCAACCAACAACAGCCATTCAAACAACTACTGTAAACAACAATCTATCTTTATATCTCCTCCTCCTTTGAGACATTATTCATCATCACGaaacaataacaacaaaatattaatatcaacagttaagtctaatttgaattattCTCCTCTGATATCGCCTGGCGACCCTTGGGGTATCTGGTCTGCTCTTTTTGCAACCGTTGCTTTCGCTCTCTG gtCAGAGAGAACCAAGATTGGGAGGATCATAAGTGCTGCATTGGTGAGCATCTTGTTGGGCCTTGCAGCCAGCAACCTGGGCATCATCCCTCACCAGGCCCCTGCTTACTCTGTTGTTATGGAGTTTCTTTTACCTTTGACTATCCCATTAATGTTGTTCAGAGCCGATATGCGAAATGTTGTCGAATCAACCGGGAAGCTCCTCTTGGCCTTTTCCATCGGATCAG CTGCAACCATGGTTGGAACACTAGTAGCATTTATGATTGTTCCTATGCGATCACTTGGTCAAGATAGTTGGAAGATTGCCGCTGCTCTTATGGCTAGCTACATAGGAGGAG CTATAAACTATGTTGCAGTTTCAGATGCTCTTGCTATTTCTCCATCTGTTATTGCAGCTGGTGTAGCTGCAGACAATGTTATTTGCGCGATTTATTTTATGGTGCTGTTTGCATTAGGCTCTAAACTTCCTACAGAGGCTTCAGTGTTGACCAAGA ATAATGTGGACTCTGGTTCTGGAAACAATGTACCTGTGCTACAGACAGCTACAGCACTGGCTGTTTCTTTTGCAATCTGTAAAGTTGCCACACATATCATTCAGTTCTTCAAATTTCAGGGGGCCACTCTTCCAGCAATAACTGCAATTGTAGTGATTTTGGCAACTTTATTACCCAGACAGATTGGTTACCTTGCACCGGCTGGTGATGCTATTGCTGCAATTTCAATTCAG GTATTTTTTGCTGTATTGGGTGCCAGTGGGAGTATATGGAATGTGATCAACGTGGCTCCTAGCATCTTTGTGTTTGCTTTTATTCAAGTAACGGTGCATCTTATTGTGATACTTGGACTAGGAAAGTTGCTGAATTTAGACTTAAAGCTACTACTTTTAGCATCAAATGCTAATATTGGAGGTCCTACAACAGCATCTGGGATGGCAACAGCCAAAGGCTGGGGATCTTTGGTAGTTCCTGGAATTCTTGTGGGTATATTTGGTATTTCAATCGCCACATACCTCGCATATTTTTTTGGGATTTTTGTCCTAAAATGCATGTAA